From the Chiroxiphia lanceolata isolate bChiLan1 chromosome 6, bChiLan1.pri, whole genome shotgun sequence genome, the window ACTCACTGATGTTTCTGACGACAGGACAGGACAGTCAAGATTCAGTGTTTTATAACCACTTCCTCAGAGCAAGTGTGCGGCATGACTTCAAATGGAGCACAGGTTAATACGTCTACTTTGCAGTTAAAGTAAGTATTTTATGTCGATCATTAACTATTTAGGCTGTTCACAAACGGGCAGTGGAGCGAGCGGCTCGGCCGGCACCTGCCCACTGCCGTGCGCACCGCCTGCCCACGGGCACGCAGGAAATGGCAGCACCCGCCGGCCCCCCCGCATCCgcatcctccttctcctcctcctcccccggcGAGGGCGGGCGGGCGCCGGGGAGCGCGGCgaggtgtgtcccaggtgccCGGGCTATATGAGGCGAcgcggcggggcggcgcggcggcccCATGGCGGCGCCGGCCATGGCCGAGCCGCGCTCCAAGCGGCCCCGCGTCACCCTGCCCGCCTGCCCCGCGCACCGCCCGCTGCCCGCCAGCCGCGTCCGCCACGGCTTCCCCGCCGCCGTGGAGGAGGCGCTCTGCGGCGTCACCGGCGCCCAGCTGGAGCTCCACTACTGCCTGCAGGCGCTGGTAAGGGCGGCGGGGCGCGGACGGGCACGGGAGGCGGACGGGGCCGCGGCGTGGGACCCCCCCTCTCGCCCTGGCCGGGCAGCCACCGGCGGCGGGGTGAGGAGGGTCTCGGAGTCGGGAAGGGTCGGCGGAGCGGTGTCTGTTCCCAGACCCAGGGCATTTGGGGACTCTCCTGTCAGAGCCGCTGCTGCCCCTGCGCCGACACGGCCACAAAAACAACGACGAAGGTCTGGAACACGCGGGCGACGAAACGAGCGCTCGTGTGTTTTTGGGTAATTCACAGAGAGAGTTTTGCCTGTGGAAAGAGGGACAGGAACAGAGAATGCTAACAGCTCTGGAGTATGACTCTTGAGTGACTGTTCCCCCTCCAAACTTCGTATGTAAAATAGTTGTGCGTGGTTAACTGTAGTTTGTGAACGTCGCTGCCGGCTTAGGGTTTTCTGCTCCACAGCATGAACTTTAGGCATGAAATCAAAAAAGTTATCTCTGACACCATGTAACATGCATGCCAAAATTACTTCCGGCTACCTATCAAATGTTAAGGCAACATATATTTTAACACAgccattaaaatataaaaatcagaattatcgATGCCATACCTTCTGATGCCAAGCATCCACTGGGAAACAGCACAAACTATACTGAATGTATCCCCAAGAGCCTTCAATTGAGTTTGGTGTCAGGTATTAGTTCAATAAAAATTTAAGTATGCAGTAAAACCTCTACCTGCTAAGcctgtagattaaaaaaaaattctagtgattggcagtgggatgggatggagaaaGCTCAATTAACTGTTTAGGATGCTTACATTTCTGGACTTGATTTATCCACAGTCAATTTCTAATTATGGACATAAAAGATTTACCTTAACAGTTAAGCAGACATGTTGACTTGTGCTCCACTTGAAGTCATGCCTCACACTGGCACTGAGAAACTGATTATAAAACACTGAATCTTGACTATCCTGTCAACAGAAACATCAATGAGCGACTTCAGGAAACAAGGGTTACGCAAACTATGGCAGTGAATGTTCTTAATAAAACATTCCAGTGTGTACTTTCTCTTGAAGGGTTTGTGGTCACACGTGTACATGTGTCACAGGTTTTGATTGTCTCAAAATGGCCAtataaatagaagaaataaacaaacttGTGTGtttaacatttactttttttctaaacagaGCAACATAACTGAAATGaatgtatttcatatttaagCAGGGTAACAGATGAAAGCAGGGAATGCAATCAGAAGCAGAACTTAAGAAATGCACATCCTCGTTCCTTACCCCTCTTAGACAGGCTTCAAGCCTCCTTGATACACAGTCACAGGTACTCCAAAACAGAGTTGCGTCCAAGAGACAAAAGCTGTGGTGTGTTGCACATACATATTTAAGGAACCAGCAGATGAAGATGCTGTAGCTCCCTCAGTTTGGTTCTTGGCATAgtcacagctgctgcctctcatTCTCCTCACCATCAGAGCCAGTGTTCAAACCAGTGTAAGCTGGTGGCTCTCCTTTGCTCCCTGTTTCTAATATATTCTCTTTATGGGACAGCAATGCCATGAATAAAACTCTTCTAATGTAAGAGCTGATAGGTCTGTTAGCACAGTTAAATATGGCAGTGGTTAAAGTTGTTGTTTTCCCATACAGAACAGAACAAGGCCTGCAGTGGGTTTAGGGTTTTAATGCTTctgaaatcatagaattgcctgagctggaaaggacctccaagatcatctaATGCCatgccagggacaccttccactagaccagcttgctcagagctccaGTCTGACacatcagggatggggcacccatAGCTTTCCTGGGCAgtttgttccagtgcctcactaccttcacagtaaagaatttcttactaATATGTAAACTAAACCTGccattttttcagtttgaagccattcccccttgtcctgtcactacctgctgtctccatctctcttgtaggctcctttcaggtattGGAAGGCAACAGTTAGGTAACCctgaagctttctcttttccaggcagaaCAATCCTAATTCTCTGAGCCTTTTCTCATAGGAAAAATTTTAATCAACTTGGgggccctcctctggacttgctccaataggtcaatgtccttcctgacATGCCTTCCTAGGCATGAGCTACGTATAGTGAAGGTGTATACAGAACAGTTAAGTAGCAGTATTCATTATTTTGGAATAACATCCATAATGAAGCTGATAAATAGATACAAAGTTGTGCTTGTTCGCTTTTTGGTATTTACATCATCTTTCTCATACCTTTGAAAGCTAACTGGAATGCTGACCTGCAGGGATAAATTTTATGTTCCCTGTGCTGCGagtatgtttaaaaaacaaaacaaaaaccctagACAAAACACAGttacaaaacacacacatgctAACCactcataaataaaacattttgaggATCTCTGACTGCTACAGAGAGAGTAACATCAGTACTACAGTTGCCTATCCAGTATTGCAGGGCAGGAGTTCTAGTAGAAGTacagacatttttcatttcaggcCATAACTACTTACTTCATTTATTGTAGAAATTTGTAACCTTTGGATTAAGGTCTCCAAAGTTCTAATAAAGCCACGTTCTTCTGCAAATGAGTCCCATCTCCAGCAAATCTTAACGCTCTTCTTTTGTGTGCTTAGGGTGAATATTTTGATCAGTCGCATGTGGCTCTaccaaatatttcaaagttCTTCTTGCATCAAGctctggaagagagaaaagccGCAGAGGCATTGATGAAGTATCAGCAAGAAAGAGGAGGCCACTACTGTTCTAAAACCATCCAGGTGGGTAGTAGACAGCAAGCTTTCAAGCAGCTGCAGTCCATTTACCTTATCGAATTACATTGTTGGTACTTCAGATCTCTGCATTCATCCATTATGAGATTTCCAGATATAATGTACCTGACATATTAGTGTACACGGTTTTGTTCTTGATTGTGATGCTTAGCCCTAACATACAGACATACAGCCCTAACACTATGTGGTTGCATTCTAGCCCAAAAGAATATGAACAGtgttctcctttccttttactcAGCTGGACACTGATGTTTCCAGTGTGCTGTAACAGATTACGAGACTCCTTAAACTGTGCTGAAACAGCCCACTTGTCTCCTTCACACTAAGTAGAAGCCTAGACATGATTAGCACGTAAGAAAGGTGGTAAGGAAGGAGGTAGAAGAAGCATCGAGCTTGAGGCAGTAGTTGATTTGCTAAAGCACAGCTCAGGACAGAATGTGAACTACAGACTTAACTTGGGCTTGCACAGGTGCACAGTTGCAAAAGAATAACTCGaagttttcagggaaaaaaataacccaccTCATTTATTTAAGACCAAGGGGCTGATTCTCCTCTACCAAATTAGTTTTCTGTAAGTAGTTAATACAGAATGCTCTTCTTTGGTCCATCATAGAAGTTGTTAAGCTGTAGAAAGTAAAAAGACCATTGTGAAAATCTTTCTAAATAGTCagtttgaaatggaaaagatCTTAGggtggcctttcagtacttaaaggacACCTACAGGAAATAGAGGGAGGGACTCTTTCTCAGGGAGTGCAGTGATAGGATTACGGGCAagaatttttaactgaaagaggGTGGATTTAGATTAGGAAGAACctctttactatgagggtggtgagacactagaacaagttgcccagagtAGTGGTGAATGGCCCATCCCTGAgagtgttcaagaccaggctggatggggctttgagcagcctcgTCAagtgaaaggtgttcctgcccacagcaggggattGGAAAGAGATGCTTTTTTAACGTCCATTCCAACCCCAGCCATTCTATAATTGGGTTTCCTGGGGTAAGAATGCTCCTCAGACATAGCTGCTGCTATCTAAATCCATTCCTTGAAAAAGTGCTTGGGCCCTGCTACCTGTGTGTGTTCACAGCCATGGCACTCTGTAAAAAATAGATGCTCCAAACTAGGAGTTGTTGCAAAATCCTAGTACAACTTGTTTGGAGCACCAGATTAAGTTGCAGGAAACCACTGATGAATACAGTAAGATCAACTGttctaaataaatataattctgtctttgtttttagaAACCAAACTGTGATTATGCAGTTGGTCTGATGAAAGCCCTGGAATTAGCAATGGTACAGTGGAAAACTATGCTTCGGTATTTTGAAGAGCTTTATGCCCTGAGTGTTGAAAATGCAGACCCTCATAGTGCAAGCACTATGAAGAAGCAATTTATTGCGCCCAAAATCCGGAAGATCAAGCTAATGGGAGACCTACTCACCAATGCTCGCAGGCTTGACTGTTCCCAAGATGGCAGAAATAGTCTTGGGGATTACTTCATGGACCGGTTGCAGAAGGAGTTCAGAACAAGCATAGAGCCAGAGTCTAGTGAtcactgcagcccctgcccacctctgcagcagtgcacaggagctgcagaaggtcTGAAGCGACCCCAGAGAGAATCTTCCCAGCACAGAAATGGCATAGGGCCAATATATGCAACTATACACTGCACTACGATGCTGCCACAGTGTAACGATGGGACAGGAGCAAAAGtgaagcagggcagggagggcctTTAATGCTGTGGCTGCTACGGGGCAGCTCCTAAGGCAAACCTTTACAGAGGGTGGAGTTGGGACCAGAACTCAGGAGACATGATCCTGTATCACTCCTGTCTTACACCCTGCCCCCTCATCCTCTGTTGAGTCAAAATCTTGCCTATAccattattttgtttaaatgatAGCAAGGTTGCCAGCTACCTAGATTGTCAGCAGTAGTCACACTTAATCTATGCAATTCTTCCTAGAAGCCAAAAGCTTTTAagcttcttttctgttttaaatgatTAACAGGATTATTTAGTGCAAATTTTTAAcagtatatataatttttattaaaaaaaaaagaaaccactgcAGCTTTAGTACAAGGAAACTTTTATGTGGCAGGAAATCcaaatatttagttttatattcctgaatattttatattcctgaatatatatatattagatatTTTACATTACTAACAAGTATACTAGCATAAtgaacttgtttttaaaaggacttggtttaaaacaaagttttcttctttctatcATAGTAGCAATTTAAATAAGTAGTCAAAATAATTTACGTATCAGGATGAATAATTTACTTCTTTGGGATGAAGGATGCAAACATTTCGTCAACACTGAGAATAAGAAAACATGCTGGTTTTCTCTACAGTTATGTGCCTAGTTGGCTTTTCTCATTGTCAGAAAACAGATGAGAGATAAATTAGGAGTTTTCATTAGCTGAGATCGTTACAGGTTCTACTGGATATTTTGCAAGTGTCACTGAAGACACCAGCTCTAGGGCTCTGTCCAGACTTAACCTAGGATGGTTGCTTTAGTTTTCATACAGACCCCTATTTCAGCTAGCTCAGTTATGGTATTACTGTGGTATTCCTGCTATTTCTTGTATTCCCTATTTGGTCCCAAGTAGAGGCATAAGATCCTAACGAAAAAGCAGCACACTTAACTAGTATTGCATCAGAGAGAGTGGCCACTCATTAGTTTTGCCTTTCAGTTGGGACAGTATTAGCCAGTTTGGTTAAAGTTCAGAAGTTCAGAGGTGTCCAAATTCTTTTCCTTCGTCTCCTGCAGGAGTGCCTTGCTTTTTGTACCCTGGCTCCCAAGGTCACTTAAGAAGAGCAACTGGCTAGATCAGCTGCCTGCagctaggggttttttttttgttgctataCACAATATCTTTTATGAAATTGATTCATTAAAAGATTGTCTCACACTTTCATGTAATACTGTAAGTGATACTCCtattcttgaaaataaattcagttcaATGTTACAAATGGTTCTTTGCCTCTCCATTTTATTCCTCAATTCACCAGCCAAGTATGCTGGTATTATTCTCCAAGAGATTTTGCATATGTATACAAAACTTCaccagtatttttcttcatccGAGAAAGTTGGATGGAAGAGTATGCCacagagtgaaaataaatgCCAGAAAACTTCATTACTACAAAAACACTGCacaatgaaacattttcagtaaaCTCTGCTGTTTATACACAGCTGCAGTTGAATAGCAATTTCTGCAAAGCCCACCTACTTTCTGTTGTTGGTGTAACAGGAGACAGACAATTACAATGTAGATGCTTTCCCAATCTTTTTGTTAATGGGATTCAACATTGGTGGAGGGGGGACACACAACCACTCTAAAACAACCCCTGTATTCATCTATAAGAGTACCACAATGTGCCAGAAGAATGGCTCAAAGCACTTTTACCAACATGCTGGATTTGCCGATGTTGAGATGGCTGCTCtctaaaacagcagcagtttaaAAGCTATTTCCATCTGGGCTAGATTCCATCACCCATTCTCATGCTGAGCATACCTTATTCAACAATTAGTTCCACTGACTGCAACTCAACATGAATAAGAGCAATGGAATCCGTCCCTCTCAGTATTAAAATACAGCTCACTAAGTGTGAACAGAGCAAAGCTACTAACTGAAGTATAAAACTGGTGCCATATAAAACCCCTTCAAACACTACTGGTAATGTTTGACCTACTTCTACAACGACCTTCTCCTTTAAGAGTTGGTACCTTCTGAAATGTAGGTACAGCCTCCTTGATGGTTTCCTGCACTTAAGACTGTCTTTTACCTTAAGCAAATTCCAACATAACAACCTAACACCGaaatttttcaaagcaagacttacctcttatttttctgtgaaatactaCCATGTCCATTTCTCAGGCTTCTCATACTCATCTTCCAGCCAAATGTATCCACAGATTCTCAGAACtgaggtctctctctctcccttttccaaaATTCACTTTCCGGGCCCTCTGCCTGAAAAGACAGATAAACTCACAATCAGCTATTTTCCCAGTCTCTatctttctgaaaaagaaaagagaaatcagttACTGTAGATAATAAGCTCTTCTTGTCCAcatgctgcttctgctgagaGGGCACATATGCTTGTGAATATGGTCTCAGATTTGTTAATAATACCTGTCTGTTGTGTATAGGGTGAGTCTGTCCACGCTTCTCAGCATAAGTACAATCTGCCTCTGacttcccattttccttttcGATCACCTCCTGAAAAAAGGAGATGAAGGATGAAATGTGGAACAGGTGTAAGGGGAACAGTGCTTATAGAAACTTCACaaattctccttctctgttgAATGCTTGTTCATATACACTCTCAGTATCTGTATTTCCAAAGCGATACCCAAACCATCCAAACACACGATCTGGGGAAGCTCTGAATAGCTAGTTCCCTAAAGAGATTCCAAACTGGAATCTCTGGAGAGACCTAATCTTTACTGAAATTAAGAGTTACAGCCACAGAGGCTTCCAAAGGGGTTTAACAATAGAATATTTGTAATGCTTGCCATAAGCACTAGCTATGGTTTCTGACTCTCAGTGGGAAATGCACTTAAAGTCTCCAAGTGGAGATTATGCTGTCCTTTGTCCTCTTCACTATGGCCacataaaattaagaaaagcatCTCAGGATTTGTTCTTTGCAAGGACTTTTTTTCAGGCCCCACTGTACCAGGCAACATCTTTCTAGACAAACCTGGAAATACTGGAAAGTGGATGTTAGttctggtggcagcagcagggaatcacagaattgttagggttgaagggacctctggaggtcatctggtccaacgCCACAGGAAGGTGTCCTCAAGGGCACCTTTACTGGAAGATCACTGCACGGAATTCACCATCTGGTCATGGCCTTCTCCTGACCTTTGCACTTGGGTGAGTTCATGCACTTAAGTGTATTCATGGTCAAATACTGGAAAACTCCTTGGAGTGCTTGTCAAAGTCTCATCATTTGTTACCGCATTGCACAAGGTAACTACTATGTGCTCAAGTCCCAGAGTATCTTTTCCTGGGGTTACATACAAGCTAGAAATGAGCAGTGGCAGAATAGGCCACAATACTGACTAAATATTAGGTAAAATTACCTAGGTAATTTTATTAGGTAAAATCTGGAAAGATTTTAAGTGTCTAGAGTGGGTCAGACTGCCAGCAGCAAGCCTTGATATCCAAATTTACGTGTTTAGTTGTTACAGTATGTTACAGCATACAACTATTTCTCATTTATACTTACTTTGCATTACTGTATGCCTTGCACTACTTtgaatacaaattatttttactttattaacTGTtcaataaagattttaaaataaatctgtgtatTCCTTCTGGATCAAAGAACCTGTGTAATAACAGTGAAGTGTTTCCACAAGTTTGCTACTCTGCCTCTCAGAGACAGCTGGGAGATACATTTCTAAATGTGTAAGGGTGGTCAGCAGCCGATCTCCTTGGGACATATCGCTTTTCAGCATTGGATACAGTGAAAGAGCGGACTTGTACAGAGTCCAAAACATATAgttttatctttaaataaaacttttatcTTTTGGGGATAATGATAGAAGGTGACTTACAGTTCTTATTGATGTCTGTACTTGAAAACATTTAAGTAAATAGAAAATGGGGACTGCAGATTAGGAATTTTTGCAAAAAACTAGATCATAtaacaacaaaagaaaccacCATCACGACAGCCCCTAGGAGAAGTCATAGGCACAGGGATTGGGGGCTGATCGTTGATGGATGTCTTTTACCTTTCAGATTCTGTGAGTCCTTGCCCCACTGAAGACAGAGCTTTGCCATTGATTTTGAAAGAGTTAAAATTTCACCAACATTTATAACTGCAGAACAGAGATTAATTGTAGCTCTTGgtacattaaaaatatgcataactATTTCAACCATGAAGTCAACGAAATCATATAGTTGAATTACTGAAGTGCCTCTGAAAAGAACCTAATTTCTCATCGCAAACGATATTCCAAAAACAGAGTAAAAACTCTTAGCACCCTTGAGAGGTGTTACCAAAACCCATCCTATTTTTCCAAGCTCCAAACTGCCACTGCTATCCAACTGCAGTGTGAAACGCCTCTGCACGGGGTGGACTCCACCTCTGCAAAGGTTCCAGAATAAAGGTAAACAGAGGCTCGAGCTGAAAGAGGAACCTGAAATGCGAATTTACACAAGGACACCTGAATTCCGAGGGAAAGGCCGGCGCACTCCACGGCCCTCGGGCACAGCGGCTTTTCCTGACGGGAAAAGCCGACACCGCCCCCCACAGGCGGCCCGGCCGCCGTGCGGGTCCCGCGGCCACGACCCGCCCGTCGCGCTGCTCCCGCACGGTCCCGGCTCTCCGCGGTGCCTCGGGGCCGTGCGGGGTGGCTCGGTCCCGGCTCTCCGCAGTGTCCCCGGCCCTGGCACCGCCCGCTCTCACGAATGTCTCGGCAGTAGTTACCCTCGTGGCCGCAGAGCCGCGGCCGGCGCGGAGAGACCTGTCCCGGCGCCGGGGGcttcttccctgggagaagcCAGCGGAGCCGTCGGCGGTGTGCGGTGCCGTGCGGGAGCAGCGGGACGCGCCGCTGTCCCCCCGGGCGGGCGGCCGGCGGTCCCGGCACCTCCGGGCATCGGGGCGCCTCGCTCCCCCTGGCGCGCCGGCAGCGCGGGCTGCTCGGAGCTAAAAGCAGGGGGGAAAAGAGAGCTCCGCGCAGCCGAGCGCCCGGGGCGGCTGGGTTCGGGGCTGCCGGGCTCGGGGCTGCCCCAGCGCCCGCGGAACACcgcgccccccccgccgccccggtCCCCGACCCGCCCGGCCGCGCCCCCCGAcccgccccgtcccgtcccgATCCGCCGCGCTGGGGGGCTTGGCCATAAATACGGCCTCGAGTGGCGCTCCAGGACCGGTGCGGCTGGGGAGGGGGCCAGGGCAGTAGGTAGCGCTAGTGGCCTCGCCTGGGAGAGGCTGCGAGGGTCTCTGCTGCGCGCACCCGCCCGGCCACGGAACCGCCCGGTGGAAGCCCCCTCCTTTCTGATCCCCTCGCTCTCCCCTCTGGCCCAGCCGCTGACCCGTCTGCCGCCCCCATGGACTTACTGGGCCCCATGGAAATGACGGAgggctccctctgctccttcaCGACTGCTGATGACTTCTATGATGACCCGTGCTTCAACACATCGGACATGCACTTCTTTGAGGACCTGGACCCCCGTCTGGTGCACGTGGGGGGTCTTCTGAAGCCCGAGGAGCACCCACACCACCACGGACATCACCACGGGCACGAGGAGGAGCATGTCCGGGCACCCAGTGGGCACCACCAGGCCGGCCGCTGCCTGCTGTGGGCGTGCAAGGCTTGCAAGAGGAAGACCACCAACGCCGACCGCCGCAAGGCCGCCACCATGagggagcggcggcggctcAGCAAGGTCAACGAGGCCTTCGAGACCCTCAAGCGCTGCACCTCCACCAACCCCAACCAGCGCCTGCCCAAGGTGGAGATCCTGCGCAACGCCATCCGCTACATCGAGAGCCTGCAGGCCCTGCTGCGGGAGCAGGAGGATGCTTATTACCCTGTGCTGGAGCACTACAGCGGGGAATCGGATGCCTCTAGCCCCCGCTCCAACTGCTCTGATGGCATGGTGAGTGCCCCAGGGAGGACTCCCTGCCACCAAGGTGTGCTGGACATTGTTGGTCCAAACCTGAGCAGGGCAAGTCTCCTCTTCCTGCCTTTCTTATAGCAGCTGCCTTCTGTACCTCTCCAGGCAGAAGACAAAGTCCTCTCTCATGCCTTGACCTCCCATGGCAAAGGGAGGTGGGGTTCCCACATCCCATAATctcagggaaagaagaaaaatctcttacACACTTTTTTCCAGGGATGAGAAGTTAAGCGGGTCCCCCTGTGTCCTGGGGACTTTGGGAAGCTGCCTGGGATGGGTACCTGGGGGCATGGTGAGGTCTgagccctgcctgtgctcctgtAGCTCCTGAGGCATCTCGTTTCCATCTTCTGCTGCATCATTATCTTTGAATCCTCTACGGATtcaaagcagagaggaagggCCCTCTTGGACATAGTAGTTACATGGGAATCTTGTTTTCTGCCATTCATCAGGATAGCAGGAGGAGGGTCTAAGCAACAGGAGTTGTTTTTCTTGATCCTTAAGAAAattgttctctgtttctcttctcaCTCACTTCATCCCCTCCATAGACATTTACCAGCAATAGGAAGGAGAATCCAGgctttcagtgct encodes:
- the LOC116788171 gene encoding ferritin light chain-like, whose product is MAAPAMAEPRSKRPRVTLPACPAHRPLPASRVRHGFPAAVEEALCGVTGAQLELHYCLQALGEYFDQSHVALPNISKFFLHQALEERKAAEALMKYQQERGGHYCSKTIQKPNCDYAVGLMKALELAMVQWKTMLRYFEELYALSVENADPHSASTMKKQFIAPKIRKIKLMGDLLTNARRLDCSQDGRNSLGDYFMDRLQKEFRTSIEPESSDHCSPCPPLQQCTGAAEGLKRPQRESSQHRNGIGPIYATIHCTTMLPQCNDGTGAKVKQGREGL
- the MYOD1 gene encoding myoblast determination protein 1, coding for MDLLGPMEMTEGSLCSFTTADDFYDDPCFNTSDMHFFEDLDPRLVHVGGLLKPEEHPHHHGHHHGHEEEHVRAPSGHHQAGRCLLWACKACKRKTTNADRRKAATMRERRRLSKVNEAFETLKRCTSTNPNQRLPKVEILRNAIRYIESLQALLREQEDAYYPVLEHYSGESDASSPRSNCSDGMMEYSGPPCSSRRRNSYDSSYYTESPNDPKHGKSSVVSSLDCLSSIVERISTDNSTCPILPPVETVAEGSPCSPPEGVSLNDSGAQIPSPTNCTPLPQDNSSSNPIYQVL